In Zingiber officinale cultivar Zhangliang chromosome 3B, Zo_v1.1, whole genome shotgun sequence, a single window of DNA contains:
- the LOC122054700 gene encoding protein JINGUBANG-like, protein MNGESIRGCALFAEEGGGLPRTSSFSALLHSDPLIKSASEEDFHGRTSSPSPANPGYFSDHSSHTDDQPSSADSSPLQMSPWNHQPDSDPFFDPADAPPPPPTDLFQAAGSGLVASLVREEDHIYSLAAVGDLLYTGSDSKNIRVWKNQKEFSGFKAASGFVKAIVISNDHCVFTGHQDGKVRLWKASPKDPRIHKHVGTLPRFKDLIKCSFNPSNYVEAAHKRHHHRSSALWIRHHDAVSCLCLSEDQSLIYSGSWDRTLKVWRVEDMRCVESINAHDDAINAVALGFDNMVLTGSADGTVKVWKPEQLPKPPMGNKKGNGKKPAAAFLTRHEPYATLVRQDMAITALVVNSAAGMVYAGSSDGGVSWWDHRGVGGDAGSGGVIRGHKVAVLCLAAAGSLVFSGSADKTLCVWRREAGGVHVCLSVLTGHTGPVKCLAVEANQEKSKSNGRWVVYSGSLDKSVKVWKIADNADSDCRCSAATPHWDLETTLPCQQTPNYDMY, encoded by the coding sequence ATGAACGGAGAATCCATAAGAGGTTGTGCTTTGTTCGCCGAAGAAGGCGGCGGCCTCCCTCGCACCTCCAGCTTCTCCGCCCTCCTGCACTCTGACCCTCTCATCAAGTCCGCCAGCGAGGAGGATTTCCACGGCCGAACCAGCAGCCCTTCCCCAGCCAACCCTGGCTATTTCTCCGACCACAGTTCCCACACCGACGACCAGCCCTCTTCCGCCGACAGCTCCCCCTTGCAGATGTCCCCTTGGAACCACCAACCCGACTCCGACCCATTTTTCGACCCCGCCGATGCTCCTCCTCCGCCCCCTACCGACCTCTTCCAGGCCGCCGGCTCCGGCCTCGTCGCCTCCCTCGTACGCGAGGAGGACCACATTTACTCCCTCGCTGCCGTCGGCGACCTCCTCTACACTGGCTCCGACAGCAAGAACATCCGCGTGTGGAAGAACCAAAAGGAGTTCTCCGGCTTCAAGGCCGCAAGCGGCTTCGTGAAGGCCATCGTCATCTCCAACGACCACTGCGTCTTCACCGGCCACCAGGATGGCAAGGTTCGCCTTTGGAAGGCTTCCCCGAAGGACCCGCGTATTCACAAACACGTCGGAACACTCCCGCGCTTCAAGGACTTGATCAAGTGCTCCTTCAACCCCAGTAACTACGTGGAGGCCGCCCACAAGCGCCACCACCACCGCTCTTCCGCCCTTTGGATTCGCCATCATGATGCCGTGTCCTGCCTCTGCCTCAGCGAGGATCAATCCCTAATTTATTCCGGCTCTTGGGACCGCACGCTCAAAGTGTGGCGCGTCGAGGACATGCGTTGCGTCGAGTCGATCAACGCCCACGATGACGCGATCAACGCCGTCGCCCTGGGGTTTGACAACATGGTCTTGACTGGATCGGCTGACGGCACGGTGAAGGTGTGGAAGCCAGAGCAACTGCCGAAGCCGCCGATGGGAAACAAGAAGGGGAACGGGAAGAAACCAGCAGCTGCCTTTCTAACGAGGCATGAGCCGTATGCCACACTCGTGCGGCAGGACATGGCGATAACGGCGCTGGTGGTGAACTCTGCGGCGGGAATGGTGTATGCGGGATCATCGGACGGCGGCGTCAGCTGGTGGGACCATAGAGGTGTGGGCGGCGATGCAGGGAGCGGAGGCGTGATCCGAGGGCACAAGGTGGCGGTGCTGTGCCTAGCGGCGGCTGGGAGCCTGGTGTTTAGCGGTTCCGCCGACAAGACATTGTGCGTGTGGCGGCGAGAGGCAGGCGGCGTCCACGTGTGCCTGTCAGTGCTGACGGGGCACACAGGGCCCGTGAAGTGCTTGGCGGTGGAGGCAAACCAAGAAAAAAGCAAGTCGAACGGGAGGTGGGTGGTGTACTCGGGGAGTCTGGATAAGTCAGTGAAGGTGTGGAAGATCGCCGATAACGCCGATTCCGACTGTAGATGTTCGGCGGCGACACCACACTGGGACTTGGAGACTACTTTGCCCTGCCAACAGACGCCTAACTACGACATGTATTGA